Within the Nyctibius grandis isolate bNycGra1 chromosome 4, bNycGra1.pri, whole genome shotgun sequence genome, the region caaattaaattgaaatttaattttctagcAAATTACAAaattcctccttcctgccccaaAATAGAGCACTGACAAAAGAGAGTGCAAAGCACATTAAAAGCAGGTCTTGTAGTCTGCAAGACCTGGCAGCTACTACTGGTGTCAAGTGGAGAACGCACACAGGAGAGGTAGAGGGGCCAAAGACGGCATCTCCAGGAGCAGTGACAGCAAGGAAAGGAGCCTGGCAAGGAGCTGGGGCTTTCCTCAGAGCAGAAAGCCTCAATGCTTTTCTAGAGATGACGCCCTCCCCTGGTCCACCCCGGGGCCACCCTCCCCTGGGGTAACCTACAGGATTGCATAAATCTGTAATTCAGAGAACTTGAACTAAAGCACCAGTATTCCCACCTCGAGGTGGGCTGGGGAGGTCCTGCCCCAAGTGCTTGCTGCAGTAACTCAGCCACAGGCAATGGCTTCACTCTCTCCAtccctttgcaaacaagccTGCTCTCCAGGAAAACTACGTGCACAAGTTAAACCCACCACCCAGTGCAGCAGCTGCGGGAGGAAACGTTCCTGCCAGCTCCTCACAAACAGCACGATGTAGAGAAAAATCACTCCAGTTTCCCtcaaaattgtaatttttaaataaggGGGAGTTGTCGGGAGGAAAGGAGTAGGCTCTGAGCAGGGTTCACGTGcccagctgggatccctgttGACAAGACCCCAGACTATCtcacccccgccccgggacagCCTGGCTCAGCATCTCCTGCAAACcccctgctccctgtccctgaaGATGCCCCAGGTGCTGCTCCGCCGTCTGCCCATCCAAGCCAGGCACCACGAGGGCCATGCAGCACATGCCTGGCCTGGGCTGGTCCCAGGCAGCAGTCCAGGGCAAGTGTATTTAAAAGTggttttctttgagaaaacCCTCAGAATTATTTGCTTTCCGAAGACAAGCATAAAAATCCACAGCCCAGCCCAAACCTTCTTTTCAGCCCCATCCTGACAAAAACCACAccctctgcctttcctcatTAAAAGTGAGTGCAGAAACTCAGATTTACACCTGCGaggcacagcccagctcctgaTGAAAGTCAGCAGGCTCTTTGCACAGATTTTGAGTGTTGCTTTCTGCAGAGGATGTGCTGGAACTAACGTGGGAAAGCCAGGGCTTGCTGAACGCCTCCTGGCATCCCCCAGGAAGAGACAGAGCTGCTGGTTGAAGGCAATCGGAGCCTGGGACAAGCTGTAGGTGCTTTGGGTCTCAGGCCATGTTGCCTGCACACTGTCCAGCATGGCCAATGCCACCTCACTCCCTCCCAGAGCCCTGTGACTCCTACAGCCTCTGCTGACAGCGCTTTGTCCCATGGGGACCTGCCTTCAGCACAGGAAACCTCTGTCCCACTaagctgaaacacagcagtATGACAGAGAACTACAGACCGAGACTGGAAATTCAAAGGGGTGGAAGGAATATGGTTGTCCTTTTAGCATCTCTGATTTCTCCCCGTGACAGGTCCTGGCCATTCCCCTCCGGAGCTGACACTTGGCAGGGACACTGCTGGGAACCTCGGTGCGCTGATCCCACCATCGCCTAAGCCAAGCAGAACACACTGAACTGGGACAGACGCCCAGATGCTGCTCCGCTCCCGCACCAGTGTGATGCCTGCCATCTCCCGCCCTTGCCATGCCAAGCCAACCGGTGCCTGTGGGGCCCCCGGGTGCGGGAAGGCAGCCGggaggctggagcagcagcaccccATCCAGAAAGCCTCAAGGTTTTTATCCTAATAAGTTCCCACTCCCAGAAGCACGGAAgatggagagcagagcagcctgcaTTTACCAGTGGCTAAAAAATCAGagcaagagacagagaaagccCCAAGGAGCGCTCGGTGCGCGGTGCCCTGCATGGCTCCTCAGGAGCCATGGTGAAGgatggagaaagaagaagaaggggaaagcCCAGGTCACTGTGCCTGCAGAGAGGCTGCCCCAGCCAAAGGTTAGAGGAGGACTATGAGTATGGATGGAGAAGCAAGAGGGAAAGACAACCTGTAAGAAAGGTACAGATCAGTCATTTAACTGCCATCAGTGCCCTCCTGCCTCACACCTCTCcctgaaaagcttttaaatcttttctgatGGAACGTTTGACATACTTAATGCATGCACTAAAAATTAAAGTGATAGATAACTTCATATTATTCTGTACAGGGACTGACAGGCTAGATTTAATCACTTCCTAGCTGTTCGGAGAGTTAACTTATTCTAGCATGATTCAAAGGAAAGgtaaaggattttcttttttttaaatcagccaTTCCATAGTAAGAGAAAACTGTGCCGCAGCCTCGTGTGCATCAGCGCTGGGGGAAGGGAATACCTGCAAGAGAGCCAGAGGTGCTCTGCGAAGGGCGTGCGAATCTCAAATGCCTTGTTTCATCCTCTGCACTAAACGGGTACGATGAAAGACTTAAAGACTATTATCTGCTTTCCACCTCCAGTCCATGGGCTTTGGGATCTGGGGTTCAAGGCCACCCACGAAAAGCAATTCCCGTCACAGCCAAGCCCTCTCTAGcctctgctcccagggcagGCGCCTCTCGAATGCATTGCCTGCCCCAGAGccttgctctgagcagggacaAGGAGCTGAGCAAGGACCAGCAAGCAGCTGTTAAAGGCCGGGCGACCCTGGAGCGCACGCAAGGCCCTCTCGGGCACCGCTGCTTTCTGCCCGGGAGGAGGCTTGCATCGGGGTTCACGCAAGCAGACTTTGTGCAGCAACGCAAAAGTAAAGCCATGGAGATGCAATGGCTGCGCAGGGTCCTCTCCCCGAGTGCAGGCCGCAGTGGTCCCTTCTCAGCCACTGAGCATCTCTGCCCGGCACAGCCACGCACTCTGTGCGCTTCTAACAGGTTTTTCTCAGAGGGGCTCGGCACCGTGACCCTGTTCTGCCACGGCAGACCCCCAGCTGGCTTTTAAACGTGCTGCACAGGCATGCGGAGGAGCCCTGCGAAGGTATCGTGCAGGACAGGGCAGAGGCTTGGCCGCTTTCAGACTTCACAGCACCAGACACAAGCAAGGACAAACCAACTGCACCTTGCTAGTAAAAGGGTGAAAGGCAAATCACGGTAGAAAATGAACTTAAGTCAGTCCCTTATCCCAACCCTATTCCAAGTGCAAATCCTGGCTTAGGACGGCGCTAGGCAAGACGTGCACAAGAGCACAGGGCGAGGGCCAGGGCCCCCACTTCTGCAGAGCACCAGCATCAGGAGGAGCTCAAGCCTGTAAAGAGGGAGAGACTCAACCTTCAGCAAAGCGCTGCGGAAACTGCTTTGCTGTCAGAGACCACAGAAATCACCACGAGCACAGCAAAATGGGAGAAGGAGGTCTGGCCAAAAGCAGGGCACGGCAGGACTGATTCATCCCTGAAGCCAGCAAGAAATAAAGACGGATACAGCCCAGCGCGCCCGGCCGGCAGCAGCGGATGCGGCAGCCTGGTACCCGCAGCATCTCCTCTGCCACTTCGGCCTGAGCGGGACCTCCCCACCCCACGGGCTGTGCAATGGGGGAGCGAGGCGGCCATCAGCAGTACACACACCAGTAGCTAATTAATACTCTCACGCAGGTAACAGTATGGGACACCAGCAGCCGGTACTAACGAACTGACAAAGGACAGATTCGCCTTCCTCTCCCTCACTGATGGgaaatggttttggttttgctttaaatgCCACTaagaagacagacagaaggAGGACTccaaaggaaagggaaatgttTGCGTGCACCCAAAGGCTGCTGAAAGCTACTTCATGTGCACGAaggtggttttctttctgctacaGTACAAGTGCTTGTGCCTCAAGTATAAAACGCAAGCCTCCAAATCACACAGACGagcttcttatttttatttttaaagtgataaaTAAGGCACTGTACTTTTAACTAAAACTGCCTGGttccaagtttaaaaaaaaaaacccaaggaacGTTCAAACTGCAGAAACTTCCATCCGAACAGCACGGCCAGACAGGCCGACCTCTTCTCTGTCCGGGACACATCTGCCGATGCCTAAAATCACGGGCGTTACCCTTTAACTGCGGATTTTTAAAGGCTTGCTACAGCTTATAAAAGCAGCTTTAGTTAATGCATGGTAACGGGTTACTACTATACATCAGTTTTGTACACGGCTACCGGTTCGTCGCTATTTCGGGTCCAGTCGCGAGCGCTTGCTGTGAGAACAGTCCACTTTTGCCCTCAGCTTCCTCTTGCCCTGCGACCCGCTGCTCTCCTGCATCTTCTTCATGGACCTTGTCAGGGTCTTCCCACCGCTGGGCTTCTTGTTGGCCATCTTCTGTGACCTCGTGGAGGACTCCCCCAGGGGCTTCTGCTTCGGGGACTTGGCCAGCTCCTCGTGGCCGGGTGGCAGCACAGCCCGTCTGCTCGTGTTCTCCTTGCCCTTCCGCATGGGGAGCCGCAccttctccagctgcctcttcggggctctcttctctttcaaagacatttttctagCCAGTTTATTGCTCCTCTCCATGGCCGCCTGCTTTCGGGTAGCGGGAGCTTTCACGCCAACCTCCgaatgctttattttactgGCCTTCTTGGCAGGCAGCTTGTCCTTGGTGGAGGAGCCAGACCGCTCCTGGGTGCTCCCACTCTCCTTCAGCGTCCTCTTCTTCCTGCTGAGCTGGAGGTCGGCTTTGGGCGAGGGGTCCTCCGGGGACCTGCTCTTCCCCTTCCGCCCCTTCCCTGTCCCATCCACCGATGGAGATTTAGCAGGGAAGGCATCTGCTTTGATCTGCAAGGCCAACTTTGGAGACATCAGCGGGTTGATGCACACGCTCTTCCGGCTCTGCTTGCTCTCCAGGGACGGGTGGTCCCCTGGGCCATCGGTCTTCTTCTCTGCCTTCAATGCGCGCTGCTGGGCTCGCAGCTTGCCCCGGAGGTTGGAGTACTTGCGCAGGATCCTGGTGCTCGCCTGCGTGGGCAAGCTGGGGGCAGGCTGGATGGTTTTGTCTTCGCTTAGGTGCTCGGTACCGGCGTCGGTGGGAGACGTCTGGCTGGGAGCGGTGGCTTCTTCAGCGTCCGCTTTATCAGTATTCTCTCGAATTTTGGCCCAAAGCTTTTGGTTCTTCAGGTTATTCCGAGCCGGGGTAGTGGCGGCGAACTTCTTGAGGTGTTTTTTCAAACGTTCGGCTTGCAGTGAGCTGGGGTAGAGACCGGAGGAGGAATATTTCTGCATGGGGACTTTGATGGGGGGGATCTCCCCTGGGAGACGGGTGTTGAGTTTCTTCACGATCACTAGAGACCTGGTTTCAGTCGTCTCCAGAAACCACTGGCAGATGTCAGACAGCTTAAAGGCCTTCATAAACAGCATCTGGACAGGAGAAAGCTTCTGCACTTCCAGCGAGCCTCTACTTTTCCGCgtccttttcttgcttttccaaaTCTCTTTCAGTTTGTCGGCTCTGTTCTTTACCTTGGGGGTTGACTgcacctccttctccagctgaatCCAGCCTTTCTGAACTTTCATGTACTGGGTGTTGAACTCAGCAATGAGCTCCTGGTTCTCCTCTTCAGCACACCACTCCATGAACTTTGGTTTGCTGTCAGCTGTGTCTATGTCCTCCAACGCCGGGGAGTCGTCATTCCCTGAACTGCTTTCGTCCCTCGGTTTGGGGATCGCTTGCGTAGACTCCTTCCCTGGTGTGCTCTTTTTTGCAGTGTCTACAGGTGTGGGTGTGTGTCTTAAGTTATAAAACTGCAGGGCGACCTTTTTATGCTTTGCAGCCTTTGCTGGAAGATGCTTGCTTccacttctgctgctgggaGACAGAGGCGAACTGGCCACTGGCTCACAGTTCTCCAGCTTGCCTGTGTCCATGGCACTGTCGGAGCTCTCCTCGTCCTTTGCGCTGGCATCACCTGGTTTCACATCCACTTGCTCAGCGTCGTTTGCAGGAACGCTGCTCTCCGGAGGGAGGagaatgcttttcttctcagaatcAGCCTGGACGCTGATTTCCAGCATCTCACCCGGTTGACTTTGGCTGCCGTTAGCAGGGGGGTCGTCTTCAGAGgaattttctccctctgctgcAGTCTCTTTAGCTAAGATGCTTTTATAGGTTTGTCTGGTAGTGACACCATTCTCCTCGCCTGGCCGCTGCTCAGCGATGCTCTCTGGAGCCTGGCCGGTGCCTGACCCCTCGCTGGTTTTGAGCAGCACATCGGGCAAGCAGTCGTTTGGGAAGTGCATGGATGCTGCCCCATCCAGGAGCACTTCTCTCTTGAACCGCTTAGCGCCAGAGCTCTTGGAGAGTTTGATCTGAAGGCAAGGAAGCTGCACAGAGCTGGAAGAACCCGCGTTGTCAGCACTGCCCTCGGCGGGTGACTGGGACTGCTGGCTTCGGAGACGCCGGTCCGACGCCATGAGCActctcctgcctttctttcGCTTCTTGTCTAGACTGTCTTTGGAGGAGACAGAGTCTTTCCCTGCACTGTCTGAGCTGTCGGGTTCAGGCGGTGTTTCCCCTTCAATAAGCTCTTTTTCACCTGCTGGGCTTTTATTCTGCACTGCCTCCCCTTCTGAGATTTCAgggagggctgtgctggccGGCACAGCCTCCTCTTGCTCCAGGGAGCCGTCACACGCCATGCCCGGTAATTCGGCTTCTGGTTCAGCATTGATGCTGTTGTTCACATCCATGCACTGCAAGGTGGCAGGGGGCTCCGAGGGGCTTTCCCCATCCACGGCGGCAGGGGGCTCGTCAGGAGCCTGCCAGCCTGGAGAGTGCTGGGAGGGCTCTGCCGGACACAGCCCGCAGGGATCCGTGTCTCCCGTGCCTGGAAGCTGGGCAGGATCCCTGGCACCATCACGGGCCAGGGGTGCTGTGTCCGCAGCGGCGGAGGGCTGCGAGGGGGACTTTGGCTCCGGGCTGGCGGGGAGGTCTGGATCAGTTTGTACATAAGAGCCTGAGcacccttcctccccaccaggTGCTTCTGAGACGGGAAGGGCAGCAAAATCAGCAGCCTGCCTGCCGCCGCTGCCATCCCCTGAGGagcccaggctgctgccagcctccCAGGGGACAGTGCCTCCCGCTCTCGTCCCCTCTCCTTTGGCAGGAGGGGAGCCAGGGGGTGGCGAGCCGGCCGCGCTGTCCTCTTTCTGGGGGCTGGgtggagcagagagagagaagaagggCATGGCCATGGTGGCTTCCCTCGACCGCAGCGCCCGGGTATCCCAAGGCTGCACGGAGCCCAGCTCAgctctctcttttgtttcttggCTGGTTGGTGCCCCTTTAGCCAGGAGCCTCAAGGAAACCCTTTTCTCGCCTTCCCGTCCTGTCCCCGCAGACCCCCCCGCCGAGAGCACCAGGGGCGGCTTAGCACTTATGAGGGTCTCTGTTCGCAGTGCCGGGctgctccccctctcctccGCCCGGGAGCTCTTAACCAGCGTGCGGACGGTCGGCAGCTCGCAGCACTCCCCATTGAAGTAGTACCCCCGCGTGCTTTTCCTCGCTGTCTTGCGGGATGACACCGACCGCTGGCTCTCGAAATGGCACTCCGTGATGGGCTGGCTGATGTAGACCACGTCGCACTGGTTGTCATAGTCATTGATCCTCAGTCCCGACGCCTTCTTGCTCTTCCGAGAGGATCTGAGGGAGGCTGCCTTGGCGCGGGGGTGCCCGCCGGGGGTCCGGTGCACGGCTGGCGCGGCGCCGGCGGGCAGCCAGCCCTCTTTGGACTTGTCGAGTGGGCCCTTGTCGGCCAGGTGCAGGTGGCAGCCTGCCTTGCCCTTGGCCATGGCGTGCAGGTGGTTTTCTTGCTTTGGTCTCGCATCTTGTTCTTTTGCGTCTAAGTCCTGGTGCAAAGATGCTTTCGAGCTGCATTGCAAAGTGTTCTCTTTGTCGGCTCTGCGAGGGGGGGTCACCGCAAAGCCGGGATCCCAGGACTCTTCTGGCAGAGCTCTGAAAGAGCTCTTTTGGGACCCCAGACAGCCGTCTAAGCTGTCCTCGCTGCCGTTCACATTTGCCACTTTGACCGAGATATAACCTTCCATGAGAGTCTTACCTGCTAGCTGCTCTTTATTGTCCTCACACTTTCTGACACCGGCTTCTTGCTCGTGTCCAGCAGCTTGCTGCCCTTCCAGGCTCTTTGCGGCATGATAGAAGTTCAAAGAGGAAGAGTTCAACGTGCTGAGGTATCCTTGGGTGGAGCTATCCTTTGGACTAGCAGAACGAAGCCTGGTGACAGGGAGCTCGGAGAAGTCCCTTCTCAAAGCAGGACTGGAGCTCTCTGCTCTGTCCAGAGACTTCAGCTCCGACGGCTGCTTCGGGGCTTGTCCTGTAACATGCAGGGGGCTGTCAAACCCCGACTGTCCCAGGTCCGAGGAAGAAGGGGGCTTTGATTCAGTACAAGTAGCACCCTTATCCTGATTTTCAGTGCTTCGCTGGCTACAACCAGAGCCACAAGTAGAGGCCTCCATGCTCTCGGATTCAGACAACTGCTGGCTTTCAGAGTCTGGTTGCACTTCAGTGTATATGTCGTTTAGCACACGAATGAATTGCTTCTGGTGATGTGTACACAGTCTGACCATAAACTTTTCCAGTGGAGACTTCGGCTGATTGTTAGAGTCTATTGCTATCGTCTCTGCTGCATCCTCACTAGAGAGACAAAGAGAGAAGCAATCAGTAACATGTCCCAGGGAATCAAAGTTTGTGCTGCAAATCTGGAACAacccttctcctcccactcaAGCAAACCGCTTGCCTGACCTCCAGGTGAGATCAAGCATCCTGTTGTCATGGGGCTGGCAGGTATCCCTTCAGTCCCCAGCACGCACACATATGTATGCATACTGCTGGGGGGACACAGACTGGCACTTTTGTTTGTCTCCCACTGCCAGAGCAGTGGCCATCACGCTTCTGCCTAGGACATCCTTGTGCGTAGGCACCATCTGCCATGTTCAAAGCAAACCTATGTTTCCCAGGGAGTATCAGATTTAGTCGTCTCTGCACAGTGCCCAGTGTAGAAGGCCCAGCACTTTGGGGACCCACCAGGATGACTGCACACCTCTGCATGCTCGACCTCCACAGCCAGGCTgggtgggagcagagcagcatccCAGACAGGCAGCCAGAGGCCAGAAATCTTGAACTGCTCTAAGTCCTCAAATTCTGCTTATGTCTCGGTGGCAGAAGAGGATGGGTCTAGGGCAAACTGAGCAGATCTGAGCCTCCTCTGTAATTGGTACAGCAATTTTTGGCGAGTCCCCAGCCTGCAGGacgtgcaggcagcagcacaccCTTGCACGGTGCAGTGCCTTGCTGTTTGCACCGACCTTTGATTTACTGCCATTTAATAAAGTGGCTCTGCAGCTGATGGGCTGACCACAGGCAGCGGTCCCCCAGAAAGCTGTGCTTCTGCAGCACCCTTGGCTACAGGATCACTGCCACTGGCTGGCTCTCAAACCGGGGTGATTATCCTTTACCCGCTCAGCAGAGGCTTTAGGACTTAATGGCGGAGAGGTTAAGGGATGATTACACAGTGTTGGCATGAACTTGTCAGAAGTGCCATGCCAGGTGCCGTTATCGGGACCGCATCTGTTCCCAGCGGCAGCGCAGGCGATTCCCACCCAGTCCCCCCCACACCAAGGGGGCTGCGCGCCTTGGCACCCACGCTGCCTGGCACAGGATCTTTGCCAGCAACGCCGGGTTGCTTTGCAGTAACACTTGCACTTTGCACCTCCTGGCCTTGTACTGGAGGAGTGAAAGTAATTTGCCCCCCTTCTACAGCCttgctctccctccccagcattGGACACTGACCTCGCTTGCTCGGCTGGGTCGAGGGGGGCAACGCTAATCACAGGGTTCGGGGCCAGGGTGGGGAAAAGCAGCTTTATCTGGAGCGGGTTTTCCCTCTCCACGCTGCCAGGCGCAGGGCTCAACAGGCGGACAGGGAGGAAGAGCCCCAGCTCAGAGGAGCTGGTGgcggagaggaggaggaggaaggaaagccaGGGACCAGAGCCGGCCATGCTGGGTGGCAGCCAGCGTGCCggaggcagcctggggcagccctCACCTCCTCCTTACTCGCTGCTTGACCGCTGCTTTCTTTGAACTGACAAGCACCGAGGAGGGACCTCTAGCAACCTGCTTCCCCCAGCTCATGGGGTCTGCTCCCAATCTCGGCAACGGGCAGGGAAAGGTGCCCAGGGGCTGCTTCGGGCTCTGGGCTGGCCAGGTGGCACCTGGTCTCCTCTTCACCCAAAAATGCCAGGGTGCAGCCAAGCCTGCCCCGAGCATCTGCTAGCAAGCCCTTTGCTTTCCAGTTTGCCCAATTTTTTAAGTGTAACGAGGCTTTGCCTCTCAATCACGGCCACTCAGTTTCCTTAAAGGCTTCTTGGGCAGGGTTTTCCCAAAGCCGCCTGGAAAGGCTGAGCGAGCTCAGCTCGCCGAatgtgctccagcacctccagaaCTTACTCTCAGGGTTAGCGATAACGTACCTCGAGACTGCTCTACTACACCCGGGCGAGAAAAACGCCCTCC harbors:
- the LOC137661817 gene encoding uro-adherence factor A-like, whose translation is MAGSGPWLSFLLLLSATSSSELGLFLPVRLLSPAPGSVERENPLQIKLLFPTLAPNPVISVAPLDPAEQASEDAAETIAIDSNNQPKSPLEKFMVRLCTHHQKQFIRVLNDIYTEVQPDSESQQLSESESMEASTCGSGCSQRSTENQDKGATCTESKPPSSSDLGQSGFDSPLHVTGQAPKQPSELKSLDRAESSSPALRRDFSELPVTRLRSASPKDSSTQGYLSTLNSSSLNFYHAAKSLEGQQAAGHEQEAGVRKCEDNKEQLAGKTLMEGYISVKVANVNGSEDSLDGCLGSQKSSFRALPEESWDPGFAVTPPRRADKENTLQCSSKASLHQDLDAKEQDARPKQENHLHAMAKGKAGCHLHLADKGPLDKSKEGWLPAGAAPAVHRTPGGHPRAKAASLRSSRKSKKASGLRINDYDNQCDVVYISQPITECHFESQRSVSSRKTARKSTRGYYFNGECCELPTVRTLVKSSRAEERGSSPALRTETLISAKPPLVLSAGGSAGTGREGEKRVSLRLLAKGAPTSQETKERAELGSVQPWDTRALRSREATMAMPFFSLSAPPSPQKEDSAAGSPPPGSPPAKGEGTRAGGTVPWEAGSSLGSSGDGSGGRQAADFAALPVSEAPGGEEGCSGSYVQTDPDLPASPEPKSPSQPSAAADTAPLARDGARDPAQLPGTGDTDPCGLCPAEPSQHSPGWQAPDEPPAAVDGESPSEPPATLQCMDVNNSINAEPEAELPGMACDGSLEQEEAVPASTALPEISEGEAVQNKSPAGEKELIEGETPPEPDSSDSAGKDSVSSKDSLDKKRKKGRRVLMASDRRLRSQQSQSPAEGSADNAGSSSSVQLPCLQIKLSKSSGAKRFKREVLLDGAASMHFPNDCLPDVLLKTSEGSGTGQAPESIAEQRPGEENGVTTRQTYKSILAKETAAEGENSSEDDPPANGSQSQPGEMLEISVQADSEKKSILLPPESSVPANDAEQVDVKPGDASAKDEESSDSAMDTGKLENCEPVASSPLSPSSRSGSKHLPAKAAKHKKVALQFYNLRHTPTPVDTAKKSTPGKESTQAIPKPRDESSSGNDDSPALEDIDTADSKPKFMEWCAEEENQELIAEFNTQYMKVQKGWIQLEKEVQSTPKVKNRADKLKEIWKSKKRTRKSRGSLEVQKLSPVQMLFMKAFKLSDICQWFLETTETRSLVIVKKLNTRLPGEIPPIKVPMQKYSSSGLYPSSLQAERLKKHLKKFAATTPARNNLKNQKLWAKIRENTDKADAEEATAPSQTSPTDAGTEHLSEDKTIQPAPSLPTQASTRILRKYSNLRGKLRAQQRALKAEKKTDGPGDHPSLESKQSRKSVCINPLMSPKLALQIKADAFPAKSPSVDGTGKGRKGKSRSPEDPSPKADLQLSRKKRTLKESGSTQERSGSSTKDKLPAKKASKIKHSEVGVKAPATRKQAAMERSNKLARKMSLKEKRAPKRQLEKVRLPMRKGKENTSRRAVLPPGHEELAKSPKQKPLGESSTRSQKMANKKPSGGKTLTRSMKKMQESSGSQGKRKLRAKVDCSHSKRSRLDPK